The Brassica oleracea var. oleracea cultivar TO1000 chromosome C6, BOL, whole genome shotgun sequence genome includes a region encoding these proteins:
- the LOC106299413 gene encoding E3 ubiquitin-protein ligase SINA-like 5, with protein MPPPPRNPDHRSPKRPRFPPPPPVPEEEEEEEEEDDDEFSDISADDEEDCSDESADDEEDDVEVVAVVTVAEAQSRRYVGSSSSTSSPVKLNSSEILDCPTCLEPLRGPIYQCVNGHITCSPCLPRVYKQCPVCRIPIGNIRCRAMEMVIESSAVPCRYAIYGCKETTLYGDQAHEKVCPYIRCQCPVTNCSYTGGYKEVEAHARLQHSWDVEHLIPFVFNTPQIFSINLARTSRAVFQEEKEGDMIVVQTFKRTNGGVCVTVSHIAPLSLGVRNLSCSLAKLNAYTTLRLGVMVKKIQKLREQEEPREDFLFIPDYMLSDNHLKMQICVGSEFKYVHI; from the exons ATGCCTCCTCCCCCGAGAAACCCCGACCACCGTTCCCCGAAGAGGCCACGGTTCCCTCCTCCTCCTCCCGTCCCTGAAGAGGAGGAAGAAGAAGAAGAAGAAGACGACGACGAGTTCAGCGACATTAGTGCCGATGACGAGGAGGATTGCAGCGACGAAAGCGCCGATGACGAAGAAGATGACGTCGAAGTAGTCGCTGTCGTTACGGTAGCGGAGGCTCAATCGAGAAGATACGTTGGCAGCAGCAGCAGCACTAGCTCCCCCGTTAAGCTGAACAGCTCTGAGATTCTCGACTGTCCCACTTGCTTAGAGCCACTCAGGGGGCCCATCTATCAG TGTGTGAATGGGCATATAACTTGTTCTCCGTGCCTCCCCAGAGTCTATAAGCAATGCCCTGTCTGTAGGATACCCATCGGTAACATCAGATGCAGAGCCATGGAGATGGTCATTGAATCATCTGCTGTCCCCTGTCGTTACGCCATCTACGGGTGTAAAGAAACCACGTTGTATGGGGACCAAGCACATGAGAAGGTGTGTCCGTACATCCGTTGCCAGTGCCCCGTAACGAACTGCAGCTACACCGGCGGCTACAAGGAGGTCGAAGCCCACGCTCGTCTCCAGCACTCTTGGGACGTGGAACACCTCATCCCGTTCGTTTTCAACACCCCTCAGATATTTAGCATCAACCTGGCTAGGACCAGTAGGGCAGTTTTCCAGGAAGAGAAAGAGGGTGATATGATTGTGGTCCAGACTTTCAAAAGGACGAACGGCGGCGTTTGTGTGACCGTGAGCCATATCGCGCCTTTGTCTCTTGGAGTACGCAACCTCTCGTGCAGTCTTGCTAAGCTCAATGCGTATACCACACTGAGGCTTGGGGTGATGGTGAAGAAAATCCAGAAACTGAGAGAGCAGGAAGAGCCCAGAGAGGACTTCCTGTTTATTCCGGATTATATGTTGAGTGATAATCACTTGAAGATGCAGATTTGCGTTGGAAGTGAATTTAAGTATGTTCATATCTGA
- the LOC106296749 gene encoding ATP-dependent Clp protease proteolytic subunit 3, chloroplastic, which produces MEMSLNLVSSSSSNPFFLFNPILSGKQVNFPSRHQRIPKREQPFCVRSSMNMSGPRPRQTLSSNWDVSKFSVDSVAQSPSRLPSFEELDTTNMLLRQRIVFLGSQVDDMTADLVISQLLLLDAQDSERDITLFINSPGGSITAGMGIYDAMKQCKADVSTVCLGLAASMGAFLLASGSKGKRYCMPNSKVMIHQPLGSAGGKATEMSIRVREMMYHKIKLNKIFSRITGKPESEIEGDTDRDYFLNPWEAKEYGLVDAVIDDGKPGLVAPIGDGTPPPNTKVWDFWKVEGTKNDNKDLPTEQSRVQNGYATPE; this is translated from the exons ATGGAGATGAGTTTGAATCTCGTATCGTCTTCATCCTCGAATCCTTTTTTCCTTTTCAATCCGATTCTCTCAGGTAAACAAGTGAATTTCCCAAGCCGACACCAGAGAATCCCGAAAAGAGAGCAACCCTTTTGCGTTAGGTCTTCGATGAACATGTCTGGACCTAGACCCAGACAAACCCTGTCTAGTAACTGGGATGTGTCTAAATTCTCCGTGGATTCCGTTGCTCAATCTCCTTCTCGGCTCCCCAGCTTCGAGGAACTCGACACCACAAACATGCTTCTCCGTCAAAGAATCGTCTTCCTCGGTTCTCAG GTTGATGATATGACAGCAGATTTGGTCATAAGTCAGCTCTTGTTACTAGATGCACAGGACTCTGAGAGAGACATAACTCTGTTTATCAATTCACCCGGTGGTTCTATCACTGCTG GGATGGGAATATATGATGCAATGAAACAATGCAAGGCCGACGTATCCACTGTTTGCTTAGGACTAGCTGCATCAATGGGTGCGTTTCTCCTTGCTTCTGGTTCCAAAGGGAAACGCTACTGCATGCCTAACTCTAAAGTTATGATCCATCAGCCACTTGGTTCAGCCGGAGGCAAA GCAACGGAAATGAGCATTCGCGTTAGAGAAATGATGTACCACAAGATTAAACTCAACAAAATCTTCTCTAGAATCACCGGGAAGCCCGAATCAGAG ATTGAAGGTGACACAGACCGTGATTACTTCTTGAATCCATGGGAGGCGAAAGAGTACGGTTTGGTAGACGCTGTAATCGATGATGGCAAACCGGGTTTAGTCGCACCAATTGGAGATGGCACTCCTCCACCTAACACCAAAGTGTGGGATTTTTGGAAAGTTGAAGGAACCAAGAACGATAATAAGGATTTACCGACCGAGCAGTCGAGGGTACAGAATGGTTACGCCACTCCTGAATAG
- the LOC106299140 gene encoding protein-lysine N-methyltransferase Mettl10-like, which translates to MDKGTLDAIGLHPDGPVKRVMYWDSVSKLVAPGGILVITSCNNTKDELLEEVENFNMRKSNLTGDVSSEAASGTDHPPFEYLSHVRTYPTFMFGGSVGSRVATVAFLRK; encoded by the exons ATGGACAAAGGAACTTTAGATGCCATTGGTTTGCATCCTGATGGCCCTGTCAAAAG AGTCATGTATTGGGATTCAGTGTCCAAGCTGGTTGCTCCTGGTGGAATACTG GTTATCACGTCGTGTAACAACACAAAGGACGAACTCTTGGAAGAAGTGGAGAATTTCAACATGAGAAAATCAAATTTAACGGGAGATGTGTCTTCCGAAGCTGCAAGTGGAACTGATCATCCTCCGTTTGAGTATCTGAGCCACGTTAGGACATACCCGACTTTCATGTTTGGTGGGTCTGTTGGATCGCGTGTGGCAACTGTTGCTTTTCTTAGGAAGTGA
- the LOC106298361 gene encoding protein-lysine N-methyltransferase mettl10, which translates to MAGIRLAPEEPETTPQQQARATTDSLASDDDRSIAADSWSIKSEYGSTLDDDQRHADAAEALSSANFRVSSDYSSDKEEPDADGGQSMLGLQSYWDAAYADELSNFREHGHTGEVWFGDDVMEIVTSWTKDLCVEISQKEMSVSDNGEVNDQADKYLSSWNVLDLGTGNGLLLHQLAKEGFSDLTGTDYSEGAVELAQHLSQRDGFPNIRFMVDDILNTKLERQFKLVMDKGTLDAIGLHPDGPVKRVMYWDSVSKLVAPGGILVITSCNNTKDELLEEVENFNMRKSNLTGDVSSEAASGTDHPPFEYLSHVRTYPTFMFGGSVGSRVATVAFLRK; encoded by the exons ATGGCCGGAATCAGATTAGCACCGGAAGAACCAGAGACAACTCCTCAGCAACAGGCCAGAGCAACAACAGATAGCTTGGCTTCCGACGACGATCGATCTATCGCGGCGGATTCGTGGTCGATCAAGAGCGAGTACGGAAGCACTCTCGACGACGATCAGCGCCACGCCGACGCTGCCGAGGCTCTCTCCTCCGCCAACTTTCGCGTCTCTTCAGATTACAG TTCGGATAAGGAAGAGCCAGATGCAGATGGAGGACAGTCAATGCTTGGTCTCCAAAGCTATTGGGACGCTGCTTACGCTGATGAGCTCTCTAATTTCCGGGAGCATGGCCACACCGGCGAAGTTTG GTTTGGTGATGATGTCATGGAAATTGTTACCTCTTGGACGAAAGACTTGTGCGTTGAGATTTCTCAAAAGGAGATGTCTGTTTCTGACAATGGCGAGGTGAATGATCAGGCTGACAAGTATTTGTCTAGCTGGAATGTGCTTGACCTTGGTACTGGAAATGGCTTACTCCTTCATCAACTTGCTAAAGAGGG GTTCTCTGATTTAACCGGGACTGATTATAGTGAAGGAGCGGTGGAACTCGCTCAACATCTCTCCCAACGTGATGGTTTTCCCAATATACGTTTCATG GTTGATGATATCCTTAATACAAAATTGGAAAGGCAGTTCAAGCTGGTAATGGACAAAGGAACTTTAGATGCCATTGGTTTGCATCCTGATGGCCCTGTCAAAAG AGTCATGTATTGGGATTCAGTGTCCAAGCTGGTTGCTCCTGGTGGAATACTG GTTATCACGTCGTGTAACAACACAAAGGACGAACTCTTGGAAGAAGTGGAGAATTTCAACATGAGAAAATCAAATTTAACGGGAGATGTGTCTTCCGAAGCTGCAAGTGGAACTGATCATCCTCCGTTTGAGTATCTGAGCCACGTTAGGACATACCCGACTTTCATGTTTGGTGGGTCTGTTGGATCGCGTGTGGCAACTGTTGCTTTTCTTAGGAAGTGA